Within Porites lutea chromosome 2, jaPorLute2.1, whole genome shotgun sequence, the genomic segment cagattttggccgtaacgctgattggctgtttgaacaatgccacaagatctgattggctgtcggaaacgccggaagttgaaagcgcttattcctcgcgtggttgttttcgtgaatgatccgtcgtcggtggagagaaggatcgattttgctgtcttttttatttttttatggtcttatggtaggaaaatatgacttaatatgtgccatggaaattcagaaaattcatatggttgttcatatcttctcaggatttgctttatttacggaaagtgagtgtatcgcggaccgctaacaaggtgcattttgatttacaacaaacgggtgcaaatcaaaatactgtccatcttaaaactggtttcatttgaaagtttagccgggaatgacttctctgaacggggtacgcaagcggaggctcactgcgaaagaaacttcaatcgccaactgtgaagtattaggCGAACAATATCGCATCGcttttcaaggaattttcagtgtTCACAGACTGGTTGTTTGACCGGTCAGCAGTATAAAatatggactgcggactgcggactgcggaccacggactgcggactgggtataaaatacggactaggtataaaatgagaactccggactgagtataaacacggactaggtataaaacgcggactacggactatgtatataaaaacagccttagaaggtaaaactgagagaaatagAAGgcggactagcaaaaacagtagttCCAGCTTTAACGCTGTTCACGTCGGTCTATTCTTCCCACGGAGAAGGAAGATTATGCCggtactcaaggcaactgaaattaaactctgcattttataaaaagaaggagtttgaagagatttcaatttgcagttttacaccaataagaagcaccgaattaaaaaaaatagtattggtgttagtcagatcagtaaaattcttatcgGATACCACaattccgtttcaaataaagccttgggaatatgaggactgaatgaagaactcagacgagaaggtcaatgcGATGCACAAAAGCAGTATTTAGGGGAGAGGGATTACTCACTTACGTGAATTATAACCGAAATGAGTCGTCCAACGTTATATTCtaagcgatgattatgatgacatgatttacaccctgctcctgatcCCCGGAAGAGGGAGTATCTCTGGGAATTAGAATTTCGTTAGAGGgtatcatgttaacacagaaaggctgtcaaactttttaagtacataaaatcgtgtttttttgttttttaatcacgGACGAATCAGGCCAGGGCTGAAGGGGCCAGccactaggggggtctgggggcatgctcccccagaaaattttgaaatcttggtgctctgaaacgccatttctagtgttctaAGAGGAtaaattctgtccaaaatgttctctaaatcaattgtcctttttatgcttatttttattggtgtgacttcgcgtagaagtagtcgattttattttatacaagttgtgcggtttttgaaattgctctggaaataactttcagctaagtatactctgtgtggtgtcattgtatgagtatcataagaattcatttgaaaatttcagaacaacTGTCGAAATCTGGAACTTGTAGTTTCCTATTCCGAACGCATAttgatcgggattcgggattttcgaTAAAAATCGGAAGGACCCCGACGAGATCAGGATGATTAAAGAGTCTTCACAGACATACTACTTTTTATCGCCTCATGTTCGTTTAACAAGGTTAAAtgagtttcgtttttttcttacgtacTTCTAACgtacttttttcaagttttccagtatGCAATCAGTGGAATGTGCTCTTAAAACTCGTTAACATGCAGCGTAAAAATACCCCTGAACTAATGAATGATGGAATCTGGTGTGAACTGCTAGTATGTGCCTTGCACCGACCCTTGCACCGGTACGGTTCTTTTGTCCATCCGCTGGGGATTCCACGTGGTCAATCGCACTCGAACTTCATGCTATTTTAGTTGGAAACGTTGCTGATTGGTCTTTTCATATCATGGGGAGTTAAGCcgttttcaagtgtcaaaatacatagaatagagccaagagactataaaggggacagagaggccatcccccatatacaccctattccataggtaattcgtctcgagttatttttaacaccacagatctcaagggggattaaacaacagccaatcacatagcgcgaatgtgttccgcgtggatgacccacgctgagagccacgcgtccttcacgaaatgacgcagaacaaaatgggggaagacgcggagagcgattttgctattccttttgtcgacgaaaacgactacagcgagatttctgcgaaagctgtgtcagcgaaaccgaaattaaaaaagaatcgcccttcctctcttgcatagagctaacagtagagcagggaaatccttaacacattgaatattctctcaggatcatttataatttacagtttgaagagagcaatttctggtttgatgtttatttttttcagtctttatagcgattattcctacccacctactttgtcaactgtaggcgaaccctcctaaagctgaattttaagggaccatattcaagctcagaaagagaaataaaatttcgtcgttgcttatttacgtcctccataaaacgcgaaattaggcattttcacgtcgtagtcgtgcaaaaacgggaaagaaatgaacaaaaaagtgtgttgcacgtgcgaagttgtttttttgctaattaaacctattgtttttttgatgttctagttgtcgtccgcgtcgttggatcttaaactccctaaattgtacaaacgaccggtttcaatagaccggcgaaatttctcattttattaaagcactgaggttacgagaacttcgagttaaactgatttcacgggttgtcaaagagtccagcgattcctttttcccaggtgagcgccgactcatttcgcttcaatattcaggaatgctctcgatctttttacgctttcattgcctctcgcccgacatgttttgcacggcgtttggtcatgcgaaacctccacgaaacatccacgcctcgcgcgaggtaactttatcccgattctaaaaataactcgagacgaattacctatggaatagggtgtatatgggggatggcctctctgtcccctttatagtctcttgatagAGCGTATCGGCACAGGGTGATTCACTGTATACatattgtttgataacatgtaatatcaaatttttgttcaatgtcccgaaaatatctcatatttcccgaaaaaCTGCCCAGGTTTCCCGACtcccggcaaaatctccagattcccggaataaatttgtttttctcccgaaacagccctTGTTAGAGCTGTCACCCCCCGTCCTTTCATTGTAGcttataacatgttatataacctCTCGAAACCTCTTTCTTGTTTCTAGGGTAGATTTTCCATTCTAGTATATGTAACTTCTTTTGCAGATAGCCCAAATTGTCCTTTTCCAGCTGATTTTCCTGTCTCAATGTATTGTTTTGTTCTTCCAAAacctttatctttttttttgaaTCCCTATacgttcaggggcacccaacgggaaattttgagaaaaagacctaaaaacaacaacaaagcgtgaataaagttttctgagactatttaatgcattttgggagattgctggaaaaaaattatctgttcctcactcccagcaagactgatggaagagttcccagccagcaaccttacaacctgcaacctgacttactgggaagtttcatagggcacaattcagatcttgagtggtaagtaacctctacaagtaacccgtagcagctattctagacttcaaatcccctctgacaccctgaattatctttttcccagcaacacttgccttccaaggactattatttcttccacatctcccagccagcaaaaatgtgcctgaagaacagatattttgaggaacagatccattgggtgcccctgtacgttggcatttttgaaaacagttgCCTGGAAAATTTAGCCtctttctgtacatttcttaaTGAGCTTTCACCTTCTCTCGACTACGATCCTTTTGATCAGCATCAAGGATCACTTACCATGCGACTCggaaaaaaactggaaaaaaatcatctctgattggctgataaaaACGTGTTCATCACATGCTTATGCAAATTTACTGAGTTCAGCCCTACGCCTGTGATGGATGGGACGGTAAAATGAATTTTCTGACTCAGTTTTCATACTTGTTCGCCAGAAATTTGTGCCTTGCGCTATGAGATTTTGACAAGGTTAAATCCCAATCGAACGAGAGGATTTTTCATTTCGACTTATATGAAGTCGCATCCTTCATCGGGGGCATTATGGTGTAACTTACACGAAGTATCGACATCCATTTGCCATACTTCAGGGACTTTCTGCActgaagaaaggaaaacaaagtcGTGTGCATAATGTCGATGACATTTGTATCTGGACGACAGCGAACAGAGCCAACTCAACAGACAGTTCAGTCGGTACGAAATCATGttacttttaacattttaaacagTAAGCTTATAAACAGTGAACTAGAAGCGCACATTGCTAATAGACAAACAAGATGACATGATCCGTCCAGTGTTATCATAAAAGTAAAGAGTTTGTGCATTGTTTggaatattattgtttttacaGATGGTTGGTTTATCTAAAAAATTCTTTAATCTTTCAGCTACTAGATGAGAATTCACAGCTTATTCAGGTATAATATAAAGTAAGCTTAAGCCTATAGATTTCAATTGAAATTTGTTGTTTGAAGGTTTTGATTCAGCATCATACAAATTACAGTGAGTTTATATGTCGTCTTGTTTTTACTTGgtaattgttgttttgttttttacttcctattTGTTCTTACTGAGTATCTTAAAACTAAAACGAAAGTAATTATTTGTCACCGACTCTTGCCACCGAAAGTCTAATATGTTAATCAGATTTGCAAGGGAAATATTAAACCATCCCCAAGGACAGGGGAAACAGTTGAAAAGCTATTCTTTATTGATCCAAAATCAGATGAAAACGAATGCAAATCTATAACTGGATAGAGAACTCTAGAGGAAAAAAAGCACTAAAATGTTCAACTTCTTAATTAGTTGACTAAAATGTTTTGATTTCTCATAAACTGTGGGTTGAAATGTGTTTACCTTAATTTTGGTTTTACCTCCAGGCTATTGTGGATTACCAAAATAAAGGAAAGGCATATGAATGCACACAGTAAGTATGGcagaaaatgtaataaaaataatgatgattgTGATGATTATCataatttagcattatttcaTACATTATTGCTCTTGTTCTTGAACATTCATTCCAGCCTTCTTGATTTAATTAGGAGTTTCCTGATTTCAGTTGCTGCCTCTTTCTCTGTCGATTTTTTAAACACACTGCTGATTTCTGGAGAAAGGAGacaaaaaactaaaatgaaaaatttggaGTTTGTTTTTAGCAACAAATGGACTGTCTAGCCTACAGAAGGCAGTGATGGCTGCACTGGATAAGAATGTTATCCAGAGGTCCCGAGTGTAATTCCTAGCCTGAAAATAAGCTGGATTTCCTCTCAGTAGTCCCTAGTTCAGATTCTCATTCATGCTTGCAAATGGCCCACTGGTTTGTCATGAACCAGTTGAGATTCTTAACCCTTTCACActtatttgaattatttttttccatgGTGGGTAATTCATCCCACTAGCCTTTGCTCTATAAATACTGCTGAAGGTGGATAAAAAAATgcttattaatattattttaacagcaaaaatgttgctaaaacatGACATGTGACCATGTAAAGTCATGGTCGATTCTTCATGGggtaaaattataattattctgATGAACATGTCTTACGAAAACCCCTCCCTTGCAAAAGTAACCAGTGCCATTGGCAAAATAAGTCTCCCTATTTTCCGAATTTTAGGGTTGAAATGTCTGTCACTACgatcatttctttcttttaaaagagaAGTTAAAAAGACTGAGATTTTCTACTGGCATAAGTCAAAATAAGGAAGTGATGaattaatgtttaaaaatgatatttataTTAACCTGCTGTGTAGTGACAATCCATTTTCCTAAGTAGAGTGAAACCCTACCCTATGGATTCTTGCGTAATAGCCTTAGGGACACCTGTATATAATGAACAGTTTCATCTGTCCCAACAAAAagctcattatttttttctaaattgacCTGCTTAATATGGACAACAGACAGTTGCGTGTGTTGTGAGTCACAAACGTTCTATTTATTGTCAGCTTCTGCACTTTGTGGACAATGATTAGCTGCGCACTGTTTATGActgaactttttaaaaagggATCTGTCTAATATTCAGTCCACCTGGCTGAGTCAAAAACTAAAAGCATCAATACAAAGTCACAGATTCCATTGACATGTTTTATGAATAATACTTAAAACTGGAGGTAATTTTAGACCAAGAGCATGATAAATGACTGAGACTCTGATAAAATGAGTATGAGTTATCATTAGGATGAACTTCATACAGTcacatttaagtaattaagcaaggttttctgtCTTCTTTAGTCTTAATATTGATAAAAACATGTATCTGTGAGGTTATTTTTTCCGTGAACCCACTTAATACTGACACCCAAATAATAAGGACACTATGGCATGCCCCCTTGATGTAACCACCACTGTGGTGTTATTTTATAGCTTCACTAATCATTGTGGATCTACTTTTTGTCCTTAGATACCAGCAACTCTTGCACCGCAATCTAGTGTACCTTGCTACATTAGCTGACTCCACTCAAAGCATGCAGAACACCATTCCTGTATGTGCTCATTAATAGTACAGTTACAGATAATGTGCTTATTTAGGGGGGCTGtcataagggggagggggactgTAAGTAGGACTTGTCCTCCTATTTTGTTCCCAGTTAGGGGATTAAGATATGCACCCTATTGCATGGGTGGAGTTTTTGTTGGTACAATATCTGTAAAGTTTTTACCAATTAAattaatgtaaatgtaaaagtaGATGTATTGTCAATTTTTAAATGGCTGTAAAAACAGTGTTGCAACAAATTTTATATACTCCTGTAATCCTAAATGGAAAGTGTTTACATCTGAAATCACCAGCTTATTGTTATAACAGGCCCCAGGTGCACAGGGAAGTTCCACAATGAAGACACCTCCAGTTTCAGTGACCCCACCTACAGGCTCTGGTATGTTACAATCAGGTGTACCAGACATGACACCCAACTCCAGCTCATCTACAGACATGATGTCAAATGCTCCGGTAATGAACAGTGGAATGCCATCAGGCATGAATGATCCTATGAAGTCTAACATGCCGTCACAGCTTGGAGGAATGACTGGTCCCACCTCAGCAGGTTATGGTGCCAGCTCTGTTAGTGGGATGGGACAGTCCACTTCATCTCCCCCTCAGCTGCAACATCCACCTATGACAGTGCAGAGTCATATGGGGTATCCTAACCCCCCTCAGACCCAGCCAGGCCGACCTATTCCCCCACCCCCAATGTCGGCATCCATGGGTAATTTACCTCCTCAGGTGCCAATTCAATCCCATGCCCCACCCATGGGTCAACATATGTTGTCCCAGAACCAGCAGCAATCACAACAGTACATGATGCAGCAGCGGCAGCTCTCATATAGACAAGGAGCACCCCAACAGGTCTGTTATGTTTTATGATTCGTTTAATCTGCTATCAGGGAGCCCTGTCATCAAGGGCCGGGCGACGGGGATTCCCCCGGCTACTGTAAACATGGTCCCCAGCTACGtgtactttcataggaaaatagagaaaaagtATAACCAAAAGAAATCAATAGCTTTTGATACCCCACCTAGTCCTTGTATTTagctggcaacttgaaatcaaGGTGACAGCCCTGTGCTATCATTTTTACATTCTAATCAGGTTTTTCTCCAGAAAACATCCTATAGCCTTCAAGGAGAGGATGATTTCATGGTTTCCTCCCTCATTTCCACTGCCCAAAGCTGAGGCCTACGGGTTGCTGTGTTATACTGACCTCAGaggaaatatttttattaagaCTTACAGGTTTTTTAGATT encodes:
- the LOC140927888 gene encoding uncharacterized protein, whose protein sequence is MSMTFVSGRQRTEPTQQTVQSLLDENSQLIQAIVDYQNKGKAYECTQYQQLLHRNLVYLATLADSTQSMQNTIPAPGAQGSSTMKTPPVSVTPPTGSGMLQSGVPDMTPNSSSSTDMMSNAPVMNSGMPSGMNDPMKSNMPSQLGGMTGPTSAGYGASSVSGMGQSTSSPPQLQHPPMTVQSHMGYPNPPQTQPGRPIPPPPMSASMGNLPPQVPIQSHAPPMGQHMLSQNQQQSQQYMMQQRQLSYRQGAPQQMPQQQQQQQQSLSHSHPGYGPPTTVGMPSGNMMPGYPQQPQQPQRYNPYRPPPQQQGLSHMPYPAQQQPTPMQGQSVMGQPSPMGQAPVGQSPMQQPPLV